Below is a genomic region from candidate division KSB1 bacterium.
AAAAATGCCATCTCCCCGCATCATCTCCGCCTCCCGCCGCACCGACATTCCGGCGTATTACGCCGGCTGGTTTAGGCGCCAGGTCGAGCAAGGGTACGTCGTTTATCCGAACCCGATGAGCTTCAAACCGGTGCGGCTTTCACTTCGCCCCGAAGATGTTCTGTTCATCGTGTTTTGGACGCGCAATCCTCATCCGCTTGAAAAACACCTCGACCGTTTGGACGAGCTTTATCGCCGCGCCTATTGTTTTCATTTCACCATCAACGGCCTGCCGAAAGCGCTGGAAACGAATAATCCGCCCGTGGATTTTGCTGTTTCGACTTTTCTGCGCTTATCCGAGCGTTATCCCAACCAGGTTTTTTGGCGCTACGATCCGATTGTGTTGTCCGATCTCACGCCGCCGAGTTATCACATTGAAAAATTCGGCCAATTGGCGGAACGCCTGCGCGGAGCGACGAATCGATGCTATTTTTCCTTTGTAAG
It encodes:
- a CDS encoding DUF1848 domain-containing protein; amino-acid sequence: MPSPRIISASRRTDIPAYYAGWFRRQVEQGYVVYPNPMSFKPVRLSLRPEDVLFIVFWTRNPHPLEKHLDRLDELYRRAYCFHFTINGLPKALETNNPPVDFAVSTFLRLSERYPNQVFWRYDPIVLSDLTPPSYHIEKFGQLAERLRGATNRCYFSFVSWYLKVQRNFAKAAREHGVEFRDAALQERLEIVRQLAPIAASNGLTLYSCCQDALCEIDGVAKSRCVDMETIRGIAPDRYRKLRAAPTREDCGCCESRDIGYYDSCPHGCIYCYANLNREKAKAFYEVYLKNRALPFD